In Phyllostomus discolor isolate MPI-MPIP mPhyDis1 chromosome 3, mPhyDis1.pri.v3, whole genome shotgun sequence, a single genomic region encodes these proteins:
- the ZNF668 gene encoding zinc finger protein 668 has product MEVESAEARSPGPGYKRSGRRYKCLSCTKTFPNAPRAARHAATHGPVDCTEEVAEVKLKPETEPKAEDASGDKVSGAAAKPRPYACPLCPKAYKTAPELRSHGRSHTGEKPFPCPECGRRFMQPVCLRVHLASHAGELPFRCAHCPKAYGALSKLKIHQRGHTGERPYTCADCGKSFADPSVFRKHRRTHAGLRPYGCERCGKAYAELKDLRNHERSHTGERPFLCSECGKSFSRSSSLTCHQRIHAAQKPYRCPACGKGFTQLSSYQSHERTHSGEKPFLCPRCGRMFSDPSSFRRHQRAHEGVKPYRCEKCGKDFRQPADLAMHRRVHTGDRPFKCLQCDKTFVASWDLKRHALVHSGQRPFRCEECGRAFAERASLTKHSRVHSGERPFHCNACGKSFVVSSSLRKHERTHRNSEATGAPPQQELVVGLALPVSMAGEGSVAPAAGAGLADPPAGLLGLPPESGGVMATQWQVVGMTVEHVECQDAGVGEAPSGPLEGTGEVGGEEVDEKPPQFVCRECKETFSTLTLLRRHERSHPELRPFPCTQCGKSFSDRAGLRKHSRTHSSVRPYTCPHCPKAFLSASDLRKHERTHPVPISTPTPLEPLVALLGMPEEGPA; this is encoded by the exons ATGGAGGTGGAGTCTGCAGAGGCCCGGTCCCCAGGTCCTGGCTACAAGCGATCCGGCCGCCGCTACAAGTGCCTGTCTTGTACCAAGACATTTCCAAATGCGCCCAGGGCAGCACGCCACGCTGCCACACATGGGCCTGTAGACTGCACAGAGGAGGTGGCAGAGGTGAAGCTGAAGCCAGAGACAGAACCTAAAGCAGAGGATGCCAGTGGGGACAAAGTGTCAGGTGCAGCAGCTAAGCCTCGGCCTTATGCATGCCCGCTGTGCCCCAAGGCCTACAAAACAGCTCCAGAGCTGCGTAGTCATGGACGCAGCCACACAGGCGAAAAGCCCTTCCCTTGCCCCGAGTGTGGCCGCCGCTTCATGCAGCCTGTGTGTCTGCGTGTGCACCTGGCCTCACATGCTGGTGAGCTGCCCTTCCGCTGCGCACATTGCCCCAAAGCCTATGGCGCACTCTCCAAGCTCAAGATCCACCAGCGTGGTCACACGGGTGAGCGGCCCTATACCTGCGCAGACTGTGGCAAGAGCTTTGCTGACCCTTCTGTTTTTCGCAAGCACCGGCGCACACATGCTGGCCTGCGGCCCTATGGCTGTGAGCGCTGTGGCAAGGCCTATGCCGAGCTCAAGGACCTGCGCAACCATGAGCG GTCCCACACTGGTGAGCGCCCCTTCCTCTGCTCAGAGTGCGGGAAAAGCTTCTCCCGTTCATCCTCGCTCACGTGCCACCAGCGGATCCATGCGGCACAGAAGCCCTATCGCTGCCCAGCCTGTGGCAAGGGCTTCACACAGCTCAGCTCCTACCAGAGCCATGAGCGCACTCACTCTGGTGAAAAGCCCTTTCTGTGCCCCCGCTGCGGCCGCATGTTCTCTGACCCCTCGAGCTTCCGGCGCCACCAACGGGCGCACGAGGGCGTGAAGCCTTACCGTTGTGAGAAGTGTGGCAAAGACTTCCGGCAGCCGGCGGATCTGGCCATGCACCGGAGGGTGCACACAGGTGACCGGCCGTTCAAGTGCCTGCAGTGTGACAAGACGTTCGTGGCTTCCTGGGACCTCAAACGTCACGCGTTGGTGCACTCTGGCCAGCGGCCCTTCCGTTGTGAGGAGTGTGGGCGAGCCTTCGCCGAGAGAGCCAGTCTCACTAAACACAGCCGGGTGCATTCGGGTGAGCGCCCCTTCCATTGTAATGCCTGCGGAAAATCCTTTGTGGTATCGTCAAGCCTGAGGAAGCACGAGCGGACCCACCGAAATAGCGAGGCCACAGGGGCTCCCCCACAACAGGAGCTGGTAGTGGGGCTAGCTCTACCTGTCAGCATGGCAGGCGAGGGCTCAGTGGCCCCAGCAGCAGGCGCAGGGCTAGCGGATCCTCCAGCAGGGCTGCTAGGGCTGCCCCCGGAATCGGGCGGTGTGATGGCCACCCAGTGGCAAGTGGTAGGCATGACGGTGGAGCATGTGGAGTGCCAAGatgctggggttggggaggctcCTTCTGGTCCCTTGGAGGGGACAGGcgaggtggggggtgaggaggttGATGAGAAGCCACCACAGTTTGTGTGCCGGGAGTGCAAGGAGACGTTCTCCACTCTGACGTTGCTGCGACGGCATGAGCGCTCACACCCAGAGCTCCGGCCCTTTCCCTGTACCCAGTGTGGCAAGAGCTTTTCAGACCGGGCTGGGCTACGCAAGCACAGCCGTACACACAGCTCTGTGCGCCCCTACACCTGCCCCCACTGTCCCAAGGCCTTCTTGAGTGCCAGTGACCTACGCAAGCATGAACGCACCCACCCTGTGCCTAtcagcacccccacaccccttGAGCCCCTTGTGGCTTTGCTAGGAATGCCTGAAGAGGGGCCAGCCTGA